The sequence below is a genomic window from Anaerocolumna chitinilytica.
CGGATATGACGGCATTTCATTGAACAATGAGTGCTTTAAGGGAGAAGTAGACACAACCAAGGTCTGGTGGGTGGAAGCGGAAGCTCTTCTTGGCTTTTTAAACGGCTATCAGCTTAACAAAGAAAGAGAAGATTATCTGGAAGCGGCAAAGAGCCTTTGGAATTTCATTAAAGAATACGTAATTGATAAAAGAGCAGGTTCTGAGTGGTTCTATGACCTTAATAAAGAAGGACAGCCGGTTAACAGGCGTGAGATCGTGGGACCTTGGAAATGCCCTTATCACAATGGAAGAATGTGCTTTGAAGTCATAAAGCGCGGTATTGACTGGTAAAGAAACTAAAATGTCATAAATGGAAAGTCTAGAGCGGAAGGTTATTACCTGTGCTTAAGAAAAAAAGAGGCCAGAAAAATCGGAAGCTTATGTACAGTCATTTTAAAAGAATTATTAAGTTAATAAAAATTACAAAAATAAGAAAGGCAGGTATATCATGCATCCCAATTATTATGTACAATTAGAGAAGTATGAAAAACTTATCTCAAAAAAGAATGAAATCAGTCCCATCTATAACGGTATTTACGACAGATATATAAATCCGGTTCTGACAAACGAACATATCCCGTTGTTTTGGAAATATGATTTAAATGAGGAGACTAATCCGTATTTCATGGAGCGTCTTGGCGTCAATGCGGTATTTAACTCCGGAGCCATTGAATTAAACGGTAAATATTATCTCGTAGCGAGAATTGAAGGGAATGACAGAAAGTCCTTCTTTGGTGTGGCAGAGAGCGACAGTCCGGTAGACGGATTCCGTTTCTGGGATTACCCTGTCCTTCTTCCTGATACCTGCAAGGAAGAAACCAATGTATATGATATGAGGCTTACCAAACATGAAGACGGTTATATCTACGGCGTATTTTGTTCAGAGAGTAAGGATACCACCAGCAATGATTTATCTGCGGCGAAAGCAGAGGCAGGGATTGTAAGAACCAAGGATTTAAAGACCTGGGAAAGACTTGATAACTTAAAGACTCTAAATTCTCCTCAGCAGAGAAATGTTGTACTCCATCCGGAATTTGTAAATGGTAAATATGCATTTTACACCAGACCCATGGATGACTTTATCAACACCGGTTCCGGTGGTGGCGTGGGCTTCGGACTATGTGAAGATATTACCCATGCTGTGATTGGGGAAGAAATCATCACCAGTCAGAGAAAATACCATACCATCACAGAAGCTAAGAATGGAGCAGGTGCAGTGCCTATTAAGACTGAAAAGGGCTGGATACACATAGCACACGGCGTACGTAATACAGCAGCAGGACTTCGCTATGTCATCTATGTATTTGCTACAGATTTAAAAGAGCCTTCCAAGGTGATAGCAGAACCTTCCGGTTTCTTTATTGCTCCTCTTGGTGAAGAGAGAGTAGGTGATGTCTCCAACGTTGCTTTTACCAACGGTGCTATTGTAACAGATAACGGAGAAGTGTATATCTACTATGCTTCCTCTGACACAAGACTGCATGTAGCCTCCACTACAATTGATAAGCTTTTGGATTATACCTTCAATACACCGGCTGATCCTCTGCGCTCTGTAGATTGTGTAAAACAAAGATGTGACTTGATTGCAAAAAATCTGGAATTCTTAAAATAAAGA
It includes:
- a CDS encoding glycoside hydrolase family 130 protein, giving the protein MHPNYYVQLEKYEKLISKKNEISPIYNGIYDRYINPVLTNEHIPLFWKYDLNEETNPYFMERLGVNAVFNSGAIELNGKYYLVARIEGNDRKSFFGVAESDSPVDGFRFWDYPVLLPDTCKEETNVYDMRLTKHEDGYIYGVFCSESKDTTSNDLSAAKAEAGIVRTKDLKTWERLDNLKTLNSPQQRNVVLHPEFVNGKYAFYTRPMDDFINTGSGGGVGFGLCEDITHAVIGEEIITSQRKYHTITEAKNGAGAVPIKTEKGWIHIAHGVRNTAAGLRYVIYVFATDLKEPSKVIAEPSGFFIAPLGEERVGDVSNVAFTNGAIVTDNGEVYIYYASSDTRLHVASTTIDKLLDYTFNTPADPLRSVDCVKQRCDLIAKNLEFLK